A window from Candidatus Nitrospira neomarina encodes these proteins:
- the atpA gene encoding F0F1 ATP synthase subunit alpha — protein MQIKAEEISSIIKEKIKGFEQRVDVKEMGYVIQVGDNIAKVYGLEGAMAGELLEFPGGVYGVALNLEEDSVGAVLLGEDVGIREGDPVKRTGRIAEVPVGEALVGRVVDAIGKPIDGKGPINTTETRLIEIRAPGVVDRQSVGEPLQTGLKAIDAMIPVGRGQRELIIGDRQTGKTAIAVDTIINQKGLGVFCFYVAIGQKRSTVARVVKTLEDHGAMEYTTVVSATASDSASLQFFAPYAGVTMAEYFRDNGKHALIVYDDLSKHATAYRQLSLLLRRPPGREAYPGDVFFLHSRLLERAAKMSDEKGAGSLTALPIIETQAGDVSAYIPTNVISITDGQIYLAADLFYSGIRPAINVGLSVSRVGGAAQIKTMKQVAGTLRLDLAQYREMAAFAQFGSELDKATQAQLARGARMVELLKQEQYKPLAVADQVLSIYAGVNGFLDNVPVNKIREFEQGLLAYIKEKHPNVREEIVTKKKIDEEFGGKLKSIISEFKQSKGYDQAG, from the coding sequence ATGCAGATCAAAGCAGAAGAAATCAGCTCCATCATTAAGGAAAAAATCAAAGGATTTGAGCAACGGGTTGATGTCAAAGAAATGGGCTACGTCATCCAGGTGGGTGACAATATCGCCAAGGTTTATGGTTTGGAAGGGGCGATGGCAGGAGAGTTGTTGGAATTTCCTGGTGGAGTGTACGGAGTGGCTTTGAACTTGGAAGAAGATAGTGTCGGAGCGGTGCTCCTGGGCGAAGATGTGGGAATTCGTGAAGGAGATCCGGTGAAACGCACCGGACGAATTGCCGAGGTCCCGGTTGGGGAGGCACTGGTGGGTCGTGTTGTGGATGCCATCGGGAAGCCCATTGATGGGAAGGGTCCAATCAATACCACGGAGACACGCCTTATCGAAATTCGGGCACCTGGTGTGGTTGATCGGCAATCGGTGGGAGAGCCGCTTCAAACGGGGCTCAAAGCCATTGATGCCATGATTCCGGTCGGTCGAGGTCAACGGGAGTTAATTATTGGAGACCGTCAGACCGGGAAAACCGCTATTGCGGTTGACACTATCATCAATCAAAAAGGCCTGGGTGTGTTTTGTTTTTACGTGGCCATCGGGCAAAAACGATCGACGGTAGCTCGAGTGGTGAAAACCCTTGAGGATCATGGAGCTATGGAATACACCACTGTGGTGTCCGCCACCGCTAGCGATTCGGCATCGTTGCAATTTTTTGCACCGTATGCCGGCGTGACCATGGCCGAATATTTCCGTGACAATGGGAAGCATGCGCTTATCGTGTATGACGATTTGTCCAAACATGCCACCGCCTACCGCCAGCTTTCTCTGCTTCTTCGACGTCCACCAGGACGTGAAGCCTATCCGGGCGATGTGTTCTTTTTGCATTCCCGGTTATTAGAGCGGGCCGCGAAGATGAGTGATGAAAAAGGCGCCGGCAGTTTGACGGCATTGCCGATTATCGAAACGCAGGCAGGTGACGTCTCCGCCTATATTCCCACAAATGTGATTTCTATTACTGATGGACAGATCTATCTGGCAGCTGACCTGTTCTATTCCGGTATTCGGCCGGCGATTAACGTTGGGCTATCAGTTTCCCGGGTTGGAGGGGCTGCGCAAATTAAAACGATGAAGCAGGTGGCTGGAACTCTCCGGCTCGATTTGGCGCAGTATCGGGAAATGGCAGCCTTTGCGCAATTTGGCAGTGAATTGGATAAAGCTACGCAAGCTCAATTGGCTAGAGGTGCGCGCATGGTCGAACTGCTGAAACAGGAACAGTATAAACCGCTGGCTGTGGCCGATCAGGTGTTGTCAATTTATGCCGGGGTGAACGGGTTTCTTGATAATGTTCCTGTAAATAAAATCCGGGAGTTTGAGCAAGGTCTGTTAGCCTATATTAAAGAAAAACACCCCAATGTGCGAGAAGAGATCGTGACCAAAAAGAAGATTGATGAGGAATTTGGGGGTAAGTTAAAAAGCATCATTTCCGAATTTAAACAGTCCAAAGGCTACGATCAAGCCGGGTAA
- the atpH gene encoding ATP synthase F1 subunit delta, whose product MNKSTIGRRYASALFQLLDKSGIEPARSALSALQQGLEETPALKHVLASPVFNFEEKQAVLNELSQRMEAPPVMRDFLTQLLKKNRAMLLPEISEAFVELADQQQGVQQAWVGSAKPLQAAEKEQIKQDLSQTLHHGVEVAFEVDPHLIAGLRIKIGSRVFDNTVSGRLAGMHDQLTKG is encoded by the coding sequence GTGAATAAAAGCACCATTGGGCGCCGATACGCATCGGCGCTTTTCCAACTGCTCGATAAATCGGGTATTGAACCCGCACGAAGTGCCTTAAGCGCATTGCAACAAGGCTTGGAAGAAACCCCTGCCCTGAAGCATGTCCTCGCTTCACCAGTCTTTAATTTTGAGGAAAAACAGGCTGTCCTGAATGAATTGAGTCAAAGGATGGAGGCCCCTCCGGTCATGCGGGATTTCCTCACTCAACTTTTGAAAAAGAATCGAGCCATGTTGTTGCCTGAAATTTCAGAGGCCTTTGTGGAATTGGCCGATCAACAACAGGGAGTTCAGCAAGCCTGGGTGGGCTCGGCCAAACCATTACAAGCGGCCGAGAAAGAACAGATCAAGCAAGACTTGTCTCAAACGCTACACCATGGAGTCGAAGTGGCTTTTGAGGTAGATCCCCATCTTATTGCGGGATTGAGAATAAAAATTGGCAGCCGGGTATTTGATAATACGGTATCGGGTCGACTAGCCGGTATGCACGATCAGTTGACGAAGGGATAA
- the mnmA gene encoding tRNA 2-thiouridine(34) synthase MnmA — protein MPASDSKRVVLGMSGGVDSSVAAKLLKQQGYEVIGVTLKVWEEEDDTSVSKRWQERGCCKVGIARHVAELLGISHRVIDTRERFQKGVIEDFIGGYLQGTTPNPCVRCNERVKFGGLFQVADELGADYIATGHYANIKHDEGGTPLLVRGKDTKKDQSYFLYRIPPSWLSKMMFPLGHMEKPDVWREAEAMGLPVDELKESQEICFVTQGDYRQFLKQHAPQASSPGTFVDENGKELGQHQGVAFYTPGQRKGLGIAGGSRLYVQRVLPDMNMVVLGPAEDLDSRECLVADLNIFSPESLQHANKIDVKFRYSSPPVPATYRWSDSTSITITFDEPVRALSPGQSAVFYLGDRVLGGGIIQGPTPKKNIQMCEETNLAARPHR, from the coding sequence ATGCCTGCCTCTGATTCAAAAAGGGTTGTCCTGGGCATGAGTGGCGGTGTGGATAGCTCCGTGGCTGCCAAATTATTGAAGCAGCAGGGCTACGAAGTTATCGGGGTCACTCTGAAAGTCTGGGAGGAAGAAGATGACACCTCCGTTTCCAAGCGTTGGCAGGAACGGGGATGCTGTAAAGTGGGAATAGCCAGACATGTGGCAGAATTATTAGGGATCTCTCACAGGGTCATCGATACCCGTGAACGTTTTCAAAAGGGAGTCATTGAGGATTTCATTGGGGGGTATCTCCAGGGAACCACGCCTAATCCCTGTGTTCGGTGTAATGAACGAGTGAAATTTGGAGGTCTCTTCCAGGTGGCCGATGAACTTGGAGCTGACTATATTGCGACCGGCCACTATGCCAATATCAAACACGATGAAGGAGGGACCCCTCTCCTGGTTCGTGGGAAGGATACCAAAAAAGACCAATCATATTTTCTGTATCGAATACCGCCCAGTTGGCTCTCAAAAATGATGTTTCCTTTAGGGCACATGGAAAAACCTGACGTCTGGAGGGAAGCGGAGGCTATGGGCCTGCCGGTAGACGAACTCAAAGAAAGCCAGGAAATTTGCTTTGTGACGCAGGGTGATTACCGACAATTTCTCAAGCAGCATGCACCACAGGCTTCGAGTCCCGGTACGTTTGTGGATGAAAATGGCAAAGAGCTTGGCCAGCATCAAGGCGTGGCCTTTTATACGCCCGGCCAACGAAAAGGATTGGGTATTGCCGGAGGAAGCCGTTTGTATGTGCAGCGCGTGCTTCCAGACATGAATATGGTGGTCCTGGGTCCTGCCGAAGATTTGGATTCCAGGGAATGCCTGGTTGCAGACTTGAATATTTTCTCTCCAGAGTCATTGCAGCATGCAAACAAAATTGATGTGAAATTTCGTTATAGTTCCCCACCAGTCCCAGCTACGTACCGATGGTCAGATTCCACTTCGATCACAATAACGTTTGATGAGCCTGTTCGGGCTTTGAGTCCTGGCCAGTCAGCGGTTTTTTATCTTGGAGATCGTGTATTAGGAGGTGGAATTATTCAAGGGCCAACCCCCAAGAAAAATATTCAGATGTGCGAAGAAACCAACTTAGCTGCGCGCCCCCACCGATAA